The Acidobacteriota bacterium genome has a window encoding:
- a CDS encoding PEP/pyruvate-binding domain-containing protein: MKLREGPGPFAYDALMPFLVSDILLVASAYDSFILEEEGQFSDRLLRQYRELDLSTAPHLDHVSTGKAALKQLRRRSYDLVITTPHVHDMTPQRLGAEIAKRHEGLPVVLLSYDRADLALQDIGGGIDQVFLWTGDPRLFLALVKSVEDRKNVSLDAKRGLVRVVILVEDSPAFYSSYLPIIYSELLEQVRSLLADRLNERERHYRMRARPKILLARTYEEGKSLLRKYRKNLLGLISDMRFPRKGELDPEAGRALIRSVRRSRPDIPVLLQSKDPGHAELAQQLEVHYADKNSPELLGELREFMRRNFGFGPFVFRQPTGKEVARVDGIEAMVEVLPNVPGPSLLFHAERGHFSNWLMARSEFELAQEVRSHQVTDFTGAEDVRTYLVGILTSFLDRRQKGQVVDFARRTTRRERDFTRIGSGSMGGKARGLAFISRLLANHPVHESYPEVEISVPRTSVICTDAFDRFCDRGQLRERVLRAESDAEIAALFLERELAADLLDDLRALLATTEYPLAVRSSSLLEDSEFQPLAGLYKTFLVPNSSASMATRLAQLSRAIRLVYASTFFRGPRTYMDATHQRIEEEKMAVIIERLVGRRHGRRFYPDFAGVAQSHNYYPMAAARPADGIATVALGLGETVVGGGRAFRFSPHHPRAALTMATPADALRTSQNRFYALDLGDPGMVPGLDEAANLLHLDLSVAEEDGTLAAVGATYSLDNDVVYDSLGREGPRLVNFAGVLKHDVFPLAPLLAELLELGREGMGTEVELEFAAVLGEPKELSVLQLRPLLSHGREREVDLDELGSERPRLLAGPALGNGVVRDLCDVVYVHPERLDLRDTTSVARQVGRINSILARRHRPYILIGPGRWGTADRWLGVPVSWGDVSAARVIVELEVPGQSIEASQGTHFFHNITSLRVGYFCLAGESCEVDLEWLEGLPTEHQAGPIRHVVLPRPAEAHIDGLHGRGLILR; this comes from the coding sequence ATGAAGCTGAGAGAAGGCCCAGGGCCGTTCGCCTACGACGCCCTGATGCCCTTCTTGGTGAGCGATATTTTGCTCGTTGCCAGCGCCTACGACAGCTTCATCCTGGAGGAAGAGGGTCAGTTCTCGGATCGCCTGCTGCGCCAGTACCGCGAGCTCGACCTGTCGACGGCGCCGCATCTCGACCACGTCTCGACCGGCAAGGCCGCCCTCAAGCAGCTGCGGCGCCGGTCCTACGACTTGGTGATCACCACGCCTCATGTCCACGACATGACGCCGCAGCGCCTCGGTGCCGAGATCGCCAAACGCCACGAGGGGCTGCCGGTCGTCCTGCTGAGCTACGACCGGGCCGATCTCGCCCTGCAGGACATCGGCGGGGGCATCGACCAGGTCTTCCTGTGGACCGGTGATCCGCGCCTGTTCCTGGCCCTGGTGAAGTCGGTGGAGGATCGCAAGAACGTCTCCCTCGACGCCAAGCGCGGCCTGGTGCGGGTGGTCATCCTGGTGGAAGATTCGCCGGCCTTCTATTCGTCCTACCTGCCGATCATCTACAGCGAGCTGCTCGAGCAGGTGCGCTCGCTGCTCGCCGATCGTCTCAACGAGCGCGAGCGCCACTACCGCATGCGGGCGCGCCCCAAGATCTTGCTCGCCCGCACCTACGAAGAGGGCAAGTCGCTGCTGCGCAAGTACCGCAAGAACCTCCTCGGGCTGATCTCGGACATGCGGTTCCCGCGCAAAGGGGAGCTCGATCCGGAGGCCGGCCGAGCCCTGATTCGCTCGGTCCGGCGCAGTCGGCCGGACATCCCGGTGCTGCTGCAGTCGAAGGACCCGGGGCACGCCGAGCTGGCGCAGCAGCTCGAGGTCCACTACGCCGACAAGAACTCGCCGGAGCTGCTCGGTGAGCTGCGCGAGTTTATGCGCCGCAACTTCGGTTTCGGGCCCTTCGTGTTCCGTCAACCGACGGGCAAGGAGGTGGCGCGGGTCGACGGCATCGAGGCGATGGTGGAGGTGTTGCCCAACGTGCCGGGCCCGTCGTTGTTGTTCCATGCCGAGCGTGGCCATTTCTCGAACTGGCTGATGGCCCGCAGCGAGTTCGAGCTCGCCCAGGAAGTGCGCAGCCACCAGGTGACCGACTTCACCGGCGCCGAGGACGTGCGCACCTACCTGGTCGGCATCCTGACGTCCTTTCTGGATCGGCGCCAGAAAGGCCAGGTGGTCGATTTCGCCCGCCGCACGACGCGCCGCGAACGCGACTTCACCCGCATCGGCAGTGGCTCGATGGGGGGGAAGGCCCGTGGCCTGGCCTTCATCTCGCGGTTGCTCGCCAACCATCCGGTGCACGAGAGCTATCCGGAGGTCGAGATCTCGGTGCCGCGGACATCGGTCATCTGCACCGATGCCTTCGATCGCTTCTGTGACCGCGGCCAGCTCCGGGAGCGCGTTCTACGGGCCGAGTCCGACGCCGAGATCGCCGCCCTGTTTCTCGAGCGGGAGCTCGCTGCAGACCTGCTCGATGACCTGCGAGCGCTGCTGGCGACCACCGAGTACCCGCTGGCGGTGCGCTCTTCGAGCCTGCTCGAAGATTCCGAGTTCCAGCCCCTGGCAGGGCTTTACAAGACCTTCCTGGTGCCCAACAGCTCGGCTTCCATGGCGACCCGCCTGGCCCAGCTCTCGCGCGCCATCCGGCTGGTCTACGCCTCGACCTTCTTTCGCGGTCCGCGGACCTACATGGACGCCACCCATCAGCGCATCGAAGAAGAGAAGATGGCGGTCATCATCGAGCGCCTGGTGGGGCGCCGTCACGGGCGCCGCTTCTATCCCGACTTCGCCGGCGTCGCCCAGTCCCACAACTATTACCCGATGGCGGCGGCGCGGCCGGCGGACGGTATCGCCACCGTCGCCCTCGGCCTCGGCGAGACGGTGGTGGGAGGAGGTCGAGCCTTTCGCTTCAGCCCGCACCATCCGCGGGCGGCCCTCACCATGGCGACGCCGGCCGACGCCTTGCGGACGTCGCAGAACCGCTTCTACGCCCTCGACCTCGGCGATCCGGGGATGGTGCCCGGCCTCGACGAAGCGGCCAATCTGCTGCACCTCGATCTCTCAGTGGCGGAAGAGGACGGCACCTTGGCGGCGGTCGGCGCCACCTACTCCCTCGACAACGACGTGGTCTACGACTCGCTGGGGCGCGAGGGCCCGCGATTGGTCAACTTCGCCGGCGTGCTGAAGCACGATGTCTTCCCCCTCGCCCCTCTGCTGGCGGAGCTTCTCGAGCTCGGTCGCGAGGGCATGGGCACGGAGGTCGAGCTCGAGTTCGCCGCCGTCCTCGGAGAGCCCAAGGAGCTCAGCGTCCTGCAGCTCCGCCCGCTGCTCTCCCACGGCCGTGAGCGCGAGGTCGACCTCGACGAGCTCGGCTCTGAGCGGCCTCGGCTACTCGCCGGTCCAGCCCTGGGGAATGGTGTGGTGCGCGACCTCTGCGATGTCGTCTATGTTCACCCGGAGCGTCTCGACCTGCGCGACACGACGTCGGTGGCGCGACAGGTCGGTCGCATCAACAGCATTCTGGCGCGCCGTCATCGGCCGTACATCTTGATCGGGCCGGGGCGCTGGGGCACGGCCGACCGCTGGCTCGGAGTCCCGGTGTCCTGGGGTGACGTGTCGGCGGCGCGGGTGATCGTCGAGCTGGAGGTGCCGGGGCAGTCCATCGAGGCGTCCCAGGGCACTCACTTCTTCCACAACATCACGTCGCTGCGGGTGGGCTATTTCTGTCTCGCCGGCGAAAGCTGCGAGGTCGACCTCGAGTGGCTCGAAGGCCTGCCGACGGAGCACCAGGCGGGACCGATTCGGCACGTCGTGCTACCGCGACCGGCGGAGGCCCACATCGACGGCCTGCACGGTCGCGGCTTGATCCTGCGCTGA
- a CDS encoding S1 RNA-binding domain-containing protein: MSDKLTETEAPTNQDATAPEAVAESVEVKPADPPEGATPEPPAASDQAPEAEAAEAPTVAESPSEETVSVNAESPTDEPAPTVEAVAEEPAQTAEAVAEEPAQAAEGEPAEGAPAPVAEAAAEAEPVAEAESAPVAEATTEAAAAEPAAEAAKQEGTAPAADGAAAEAAAEEESEEEPPEVAALRIAKDTKTPVKGRVIGWNRGGFHIALEGFTAFCPNSEMEPGRPKDPTTYIDKEFSFRVIKVQKRGRRVVLSRAELAREERAKQAAETLAKLEPGAVLSGRVSSITDFGAFVDLGGVEGLVHVSEISRSRVGHAKEAVQLGKEVQVKVLKVEQGGKRISLSMKALEPNPWDGVAERHQRGSEFTGKVVRKTEFGLFVELEPDIDGLVHLSRLPHGTEMGDPSLEIGQEVKGWIQEVDAKRQRISLSLREIPKDDPWHGVDEKLPEGELLQGTVESVAPFGIFINLAPGLTGLLPNSETGLPRGANISRAYSPGQKVQVQVVSIDRRRKRISLAREGSKVEGSRADYQAYMKSQKASEAKGMSAMEAAFAKLKDKG; encoded by the coding sequence ATGTCCGACAAGCTCACCGAAACCGAGGCCCCCACCAACCAAGACGCGACGGCTCCCGAGGCGGTTGCCGAGAGCGTCGAGGTCAAACCCGCCGATCCTCCCGAGGGCGCAACTCCGGAGCCGCCGGCGGCCAGCGACCAAGCGCCAGAGGCCGAGGCAGCCGAGGCGCCCACGGTGGCGGAAAGCCCGAGCGAGGAGACGGTTTCGGTGAATGCCGAGAGCCCAACCGACGAACCGGCACCGACCGTCGAGGCCGTCGCCGAAGAGCCGGCCCAGACTGCCGAAGCGGTCGCCGAAGAACCGGCCCAGGCCGCCGAAGGCGAGCCGGCCGAAGGCGCACCCGCGCCGGTGGCCGAGGCAGCGGCCGAAGCCGAGCCGGTAGCCGAAGCCGAGTCCGCGCCGGTGGCCGAAGCGACGACTGAAGCCGCAGCGGCGGAGCCGGCGGCCGAAGCGGCGAAGCAGGAAGGAACCGCTCCGGCAGCGGACGGCGCGGCGGCCGAAGCCGCCGCCGAAGAGGAGAGCGAAGAGGAGCCGCCGGAAGTCGCCGCCCTGCGCATCGCCAAGGACACCAAGACGCCGGTCAAGGGTCGCGTCATCGGATGGAATCGTGGCGGCTTCCATATCGCCCTCGAGGGTTTCACCGCCTTCTGCCCCAACTCGGAGATGGAGCCCGGGCGTCCCAAGGACCCGACCACCTACATCGACAAAGAGTTCTCCTTCCGCGTGATCAAAGTGCAGAAGCGCGGCCGGCGGGTGGTGCTGTCGCGCGCCGAGCTGGCCCGTGAAGAGCGCGCCAAGCAGGCCGCCGAAACCCTCGCCAAGCTCGAGCCCGGCGCGGTACTGAGCGGCCGCGTGTCCTCGATCACCGACTTCGGTGCCTTCGTCGACCTCGGCGGCGTCGAGGGCTTGGTGCACGTTTCGGAGATCTCCCGCAGCCGCGTCGGTCACGCCAAGGAGGCGGTGCAGCTCGGCAAGGAGGTGCAGGTCAAGGTGCTCAAGGTCGAGCAGGGCGGCAAGCGCATCTCCCTCTCGATGAAGGCCCTCGAGCCCAATCCTTGGGACGGCGTGGCGGAACGCCATCAGCGTGGCTCCGAGTTCACCGGCAAGGTGGTGCGCAAGACCGAGTTCGGTCTCTTCGTCGAGCTCGAGCCGGACATCGATGGCCTGGTCCACCTGTCGCGCTTGCCCCACGGCACCGAGATGGGTGACCCGAGCCTGGAGATCGGCCAGGAGGTCAAGGGCTGGATCCAGGAGGTCGATGCCAAGCGCCAGCGCATCTCCCTTTCGCTGCGCGAGATCCCGAAGGACGATCCCTGGCACGGCGTCGACGAGAAGCTGCCCGAAGGCGAGCTCCTCCAGGGAACCGTGGAGAGCGTCGCCCCGTTCGGCATCTTCATCAACCTGGCGCCGGGTCTCACCGGACTGCTGCCTAACTCGGAAACCGGACTGCCCCGTGGCGCCAACATCAGCCGTGCCTACTCGCCGGGCCAGAAGGTGCAGGTCCAGGTGGTCTCGATCGATCGTCGCCGCAAGCGCATTTCCCTCGCCCGCGAGGGCTCCAAGGTCGAAGGCTCGCGCGCCGACTACCAGGCCTACATGAAGAGCCAGAAGGCATCCGAGGCGAAGGGCATGAGCGCCATGGAGGCGGCCTTCGCCAAGCTCAAGGACAAGGGCTGA
- a CDS encoding alkaline phosphatase family protein translates to MEKTSPPSQLWCGLFGGLAAAGLVGALTLRRNPHIHQQTAEAVILVGYFLLAGLFAGLLAGLAGRLMAAVGRGRPFSTAAAGGLVAFAAPLYCLLLPDVGIAQSLLSDFLFSASRLRQLLFVAILCGACALLGLVVHRILGLLQSRRLAPVVLALPLLAFGDAVLMAGEAPPAPQTQSSAISLQAPTEPPPTPVILLCIDGADLDDVLLPAVAAGELPAFGKLLEESTWGPLETLEPTLSAVVWTTLITGKEPADHGIRSFISFRLPGLRPSIEEFPIHTGLNYKVFPWLEKLPTMPPLQIPYSSNMRRAEALWSIVDRFYPVGAYQWLITWPAEPVNGFNVAGGLGWIQLAGEFREQIGQDLARRSTHPPELADEVRRARRRRQRQVTEDDRRAFLPAGALRPGDARLAAIEGLLADPTVDVLPDLMARFTPRLTVASFYPVDPLHHFFAANRGDEGPFGEVVDAGYRLTDQRLGELMAQVGDEVHWIVLSDHGWDFERNHHTWAPAGMFFARGPAFEAGRRIDGMSVYDIAPLVLHLLRLPQPQDMPGARRGAFLEATSADYRRQFPRTAWGEVATYERGRGGDSTPVPSPRDEELRETMRSLGYIQ, encoded by the coding sequence ATGGAGAAGACCTCCCCTCCCTCGCAGCTCTGGTGTGGACTGTTCGGCGGCCTGGCGGCCGCCGGCCTGGTCGGCGCGCTGACCCTGCGGCGCAATCCACACATTCATCAACAGACGGCGGAGGCTGTCATCCTGGTGGGGTACTTCCTCCTCGCCGGGCTCTTCGCCGGGCTGCTCGCCGGCCTCGCCGGACGCTTGATGGCGGCAGTCGGCCGGGGCCGGCCCTTCTCCACCGCCGCCGCGGGTGGTCTGGTGGCCTTCGCCGCTCCTCTCTACTGCTTGCTCCTACCGGACGTCGGCATCGCCCAGAGCCTGCTGTCGGACTTCCTGTTTTCGGCCTCGCGTCTGCGCCAGCTTCTGTTCGTGGCGATCTTGTGCGGTGCCTGCGCTCTGCTGGGCCTCGTCGTGCACCGCATCCTCGGCCTGTTGCAGAGCCGCCGACTCGCTCCCGTGGTGCTCGCCCTGCCCCTGTTGGCCTTCGGCGACGCCGTTTTGATGGCCGGAGAGGCGCCACCCGCGCCCCAGACGCAATCTTCGGCGATCTCGCTGCAGGCTCCGACGGAGCCTCCGCCGACGCCGGTGATCTTGCTCTGCATCGACGGCGCCGATCTCGACGATGTGCTGCTGCCGGCGGTCGCCGCCGGTGAGCTTCCGGCCTTCGGAAAGCTCCTCGAGGAGTCCACCTGGGGCCCCTTGGAGACCCTCGAACCGACCCTCTCGGCGGTGGTCTGGACGACCTTGATCACCGGCAAGGAACCGGCCGATCACGGCATTCGCAGCTTCATATCGTTCCGCCTGCCCGGGCTGCGTCCCAGTATCGAGGAGTTCCCGATCCACACCGGGCTGAACTACAAAGTCTTCCCCTGGCTCGAGAAACTGCCGACCATGCCGCCGCTGCAGATTCCCTACAGCAGCAACATGCGGCGTGCCGAGGCCCTGTGGAGCATCGTCGACCGCTTCTACCCGGTGGGCGCTTACCAGTGGCTGATCACCTGGCCGGCGGAGCCGGTCAACGGCTTCAACGTCGCCGGCGGTCTCGGCTGGATCCAGTTGGCGGGAGAGTTCCGCGAGCAGATCGGCCAAGATCTCGCCCGCCGTTCGACCCACCCACCGGAGCTCGCCGACGAGGTGCGGCGCGCCCGGCGACGGCGACAGCGGCAGGTCACCGAGGACGACCGTCGAGCCTTTCTGCCGGCCGGCGCCCTGCGCCCCGGTGACGCGCGCCTCGCCGCCATCGAAGGCCTCCTCGCCGATCCGACGGTCGACGTCCTGCCGGACCTGATGGCGCGCTTTACGCCACGGCTGACGGTGGCCTCCTTTTACCCGGTAGACCCGCTGCACCACTTCTTCGCCGCCAACCGCGGCGACGAGGGGCCCTTCGGCGAGGTCGTCGATGCCGGCTACCGCCTCACCGATCAGCGCCTCGGAGAGCTGATGGCGCAGGTCGGCGACGAGGTCCACTGGATCGTGCTTTCGGACCACGGCTGGGACTTCGAGCGCAACCACCACACCTGGGCACCGGCGGGCATGTTCTTCGCCCGCGGTCCGGCCTTCGAGGCCGGCCGGCGAATCGACGGCATGTCGGTCTATGACATCGCGCCGCTGGTGCTCCACTTGCTCCGCCTGCCGCAGCCGCAGGACATGCCGGGAGCGCGCCGAGGCGCCTTCCTCGAAGCCACCTCGGCCGACTATCGGCGGCAGTTCCCGCGCACCGCCTGGGGTGAAGTCGCCACCTACGAGCGCGGCCGCGGCGGCGACAGCACGCCAGTGCCTTCACCGCGCGACGAAGAGCTGCGCGAGACCATGCGCAGCCTGGGCTACATCCAGTAG
- the gdhA gene encoding NADP-specific glutamate dehydrogenase — MATEAQQFMDLVGRRNAGEDEFHQAVQEVVTSVLPVLDQRPDLRKEKILERMIEPERVIMFRVPWLDDQGDVQVNRGFRVEFNSALGPYKGGLRFHPSVNLSILKFLGFEQIFKNALTTCPIGGGKGGSDFDPKGRSDLEVMRFCQSFMNELFRHIGPVTDVPAGDIGVGGREIGYLFGQYKRLVNRFEGVLTGKGLGWGGSLIRPEATGYGQVYFAIEMLQSRDLSLAGKRCLISGSGNVAQFAAEKVLEHGGKVLTMSDSSGFIVDEEGIDRAKLDFVMALKNQRRGRIREYVDEFPSASYQETDPAADVNPLWQIPAEIALPAATQNEIQARDAENLLAGGCLCVSEGANMPSTPEAVDLFLEAGILFGPGKAANAGGVATSAFEMSQNSMMTRWSREEVDARLRQTMAGIHQTCFDTAERFGTPGNLVNGANIAGFLRVAEAMVDQGLV, encoded by the coding sequence ATGGCGACGGAAGCTCAGCAGTTCATGGACCTCGTGGGCCGGCGCAACGCCGGTGAGGACGAGTTCCATCAGGCCGTTCAGGAGGTCGTGACGTCGGTGCTGCCGGTGCTCGATCAACGTCCGGATTTGCGCAAGGAGAAGATTCTCGAGCGCATGATCGAGCCGGAGCGGGTGATCATGTTCCGGGTGCCGTGGCTGGATGACCAGGGGGATGTCCAGGTCAACCGCGGCTTTCGGGTGGAGTTCAACAGTGCCCTCGGACCCTACAAGGGGGGCTTGCGGTTCCATCCCTCGGTCAACCTCAGCATTCTCAAGTTCCTCGGCTTCGAGCAGATATTCAAGAACGCCCTCACCACCTGCCCGATCGGTGGTGGCAAGGGAGGCTCCGATTTCGACCCTAAGGGACGCTCCGACCTCGAGGTCATGAGGTTCTGCCAGTCCTTCATGAACGAGCTCTTTCGGCACATCGGTCCGGTCACCGACGTGCCGGCCGGCGACATCGGCGTCGGCGGTCGGGAGATCGGCTACCTCTTCGGCCAGTACAAGCGCCTGGTCAATCGCTTCGAGGGAGTGCTGACCGGCAAAGGGCTGGGCTGGGGTGGCTCGCTCATCCGTCCCGAGGCCACCGGCTACGGCCAGGTCTATTTCGCCATCGAGATGTTGCAGTCCCGGGACCTGTCCCTCGCCGGCAAGCGCTGCCTGATCTCCGGCTCCGGCAATGTCGCCCAGTTCGCCGCCGAGAAGGTGCTGGAGCATGGCGGCAAGGTCCTCACCATGTCCGATTCGAGTGGCTTCATCGTCGATGAGGAGGGCATCGATCGCGCCAAGCTCGACTTCGTCATGGCGCTCAAGAATCAGCGTCGCGGGCGGATTCGCGAGTATGTCGACGAGTTCCCGTCGGCGAGCTATCAGGAAACCGACCCGGCGGCGGACGTCAACCCGCTGTGGCAGATTCCGGCCGAGATCGCGCTGCCGGCGGCGACCCAGAACGAGATCCAGGCCCGCGACGCCGAGAATTTGCTCGCCGGCGGCTGTCTCTGTGTCAGCGAGGGCGCCAATATGCCGTCGACGCCGGAGGCGGTGGATCTCTTCCTCGAGGCCGGCATCCTGTTCGGTCCAGGCAAGGCGGCGAACGCCGGTGGTGTCGCCACCTCCGCCTTCGAGATGAGCCAGAACAGCATGATGACCCGCTGGAGTCGGGAAGAGGTCGATGCTCGGCTGCGCCAGACAATGGCCGGCATCCACCAGACCTGTTTCGACACCGCCGAGCGCTTCGGGACGCCGGGAAACCTGGTCAACGGCGCCAACATCGCCGGCTTCCTGCGAGTCGCCGAGGCGATGGTCGATCAAGGACTGGTGTAG